In one window of Sebaldella sp. S0638 DNA:
- a CDS encoding DKNYY domain-containing protein: MKKILITILVIMLSFNISFSDKRGNSNPYYIDTFDVYYKGSKISGANAYSFKILDNWYAKDSFNAYYNGNKISGSYGNSFIALDYGYAKDNYNAYYKGNKINGVFASSFITLDQGYAKDNYGAYYKGNKINSSHGNSFIILDHGYAKDNYNVYYKGEKINGAHSFSFKVINKEYAKDAFNTYYRGQKTNR, from the coding sequence ATGAAAAAAATCTTGATTACAATTTTGGTTATAATGCTTAGTTTTAATATAAGTTTTTCCGACAAAAGAGGCAATTCTAATCCTTATTATATAGATACTTTCGATGTTTATTATAAGGGAAGCAAAATCAGTGGAGCGAACGCTTATTCTTTCAAAATTTTAGATAACTGGTATGCTAAAGATAGCTTTAATGCTTATTATAATGGTAATAAGATCAGCGGTTCATATGGAAATTCATTTATAGCTTTGGATTATGGATATGCAAAAGACAATTATAACGCTTACTATAAAGGAAATAAAATTAACGGGGTATTTGCCAGTTCCTTTATTACTCTTGATCAGGGATATGCCAAAGATAATTACGGCGCTTATTATAAAGGAAATAAAATTAACAGTTCGCACGGGAATTCTTTTATTATTTTAGACCACGGGTATGCCAAAGATAATTATAATGTATATTATAAGGGAGAGAAAATTAATGGTGCACATTCTTTTTCTTTTAAAGTAATTAATAAGGAATATGCAAAAGATGCTTTTAATACATATTACCGCGGACAGAAAACAAACCGTTAA
- a CDS encoding tyrosine-protein phosphatase, with protein MTELNEKRQIVLEGAHNVRDIGGYKTENGKVTKWKKFIRADGLESLSRSDIDKLLDYGLSIDIDLRSEMEYESWADVLQHCSEVEYYQIQLLKDLKMSSGSLGGIYVNTADSCQKDFYKVFKIMADNPEKTILFHCAAGKDRTGMTAALLLMLAGAAKEDIIADYTVTTENLYSVLDRFASENDENLKDYLGSEGEYIEKFINHIEKKYHGAEAYMKKIGLKENEIKTLKESFLEDI; from the coding sequence ATGACAGAGCTAAATGAAAAAAGACAGATTGTGCTTGAAGGAGCGCATAATGTAAGAGATATAGGCGGTTATAAAACTGAAAACGGCAAAGTAACGAAATGGAAAAAATTTATCCGTGCAGATGGTCTTGAAAGTCTCAGCAGATCTGATATAGACAAGCTCCTTGATTATGGACTTAGTATTGATATAGATTTAAGGTCGGAAATGGAATATGAGTCATGGGCGGATGTTTTACAGCATTGCAGCGAAGTGGAATATTATCAGATTCAGCTGCTGAAGGATCTGAAAATGTCTTCCGGTTCACTGGGAGGAATATATGTGAATACTGCTGATTCGTGCCAAAAAGACTTCTATAAAGTATTTAAGATAATGGCGGATAATCCGGAAAAAACAATTTTATTCCACTGCGCCGCAGGAAAAGACAGAACAGGAATGACGGCAGCCCTTCTTTTGATGCTCGCAGGAGCGGCGAAAGAAGACATAATAGCAGATTATACCGTAACTACAGAAAATTTATATTCTGTTTTGGATAGATTCGCCAGTGAAAATGATGAGAACCTGAAAGATTATCTCGGCTCAGAAGGCGAATACATAGAAAAGTTTATTAACCACATAGAGAAAAAGTATCACGGGGCAGAGGCCTATATGAAAAAAATAGGACTTAAAGAAAATGAAATAAAAACGTTAAAGGAAAGTTTTCTTGAAGATATTTAA
- a CDS encoding lipopolysaccharide assembly protein LapB encodes MKKNWIFILILSFSLMSFSNDNIKTAEDFMGKGDFKTAEKYYKKAINKGSVEAMLNLGTIYTAQLNINEAEKLYLKAIENNSDEGYNYLLLLYYGQGKMELVEKYAKAAIERGNVFAANILGMSYLMDEKYDLAEKYLKMAVSKGDTDALNNLGLLYTEQEKYDLAEKYLKMAIEKGNTAAASNLGFLYVETDRLDLAEKYLKQSADIDDQIDGILNLAFLYKNQKKYDLAEKYLKKAIANDSVEGLYGMSVLSKEQEKYEDAKYYANLALKKNHPKAENMLNELKDLGY; translated from the coding sequence ATGAAAAAAAATTGGATTTTTATCTTGATATTAAGTTTTTCATTAATGTCATTTTCTAATGATAATATTAAGACCGCTGAAGATTTCATGGGAAAAGGAGATTTCAAAACAGCTGAAAAATATTACAAAAAGGCTATAAATAAAGGGTCAGTAGAAGCAATGCTCAATTTAGGAACAATTTACACAGCCCAGTTAAATATAAATGAAGCGGAGAAGCTTTATTTGAAAGCAATAGAAAACAATTCAGATGAAGGGTACAATTATTTATTGCTTTTGTATTATGGCCAGGGGAAAATGGAGTTAGTCGAAAAGTATGCAAAAGCAGCCATTGAAAGGGGAAATGTCTTTGCGGCGAATATTTTGGGAATGTCATATCTGATGGACGAAAAATATGATCTAGCAGAAAAATATTTGAAAATGGCTGTATCTAAAGGAGATACAGACGCTTTAAACAACTTAGGATTATTATATACAGAGCAAGAAAAGTATGATTTAGCAGAGAAATATTTGAAAATGGCTATAGAAAAGGGGAACACAGCAGCAGCAAGTAATTTAGGTTTTTTATATGTAGAAACAGACAGGCTTGATTTAGCAGAAAAATATTTAAAACAATCAGCTGATATTGATGATCAGATTGACGGTATACTAAACTTGGCGTTTCTTTATAAAAATCAAAAAAAATATGATCTAGCAGAAAAATACTTAAAAAAAGCAATAGCAAATGATAGTGTTGAAGGATTGTATGGAATGAGTGTTCTCTCTAAAGAACAGGAAAAATATGAAGATGCAAAATATTACGCGAATTTAGCATTAAAGAAAAATCATCCTAAAGCTGAAAATATGTTGAATGAATTAAAAGACTTAGGTTATTAA